In Propionicimonas paludicola, a single window of DNA contains:
- a CDS encoding serpin family protein codes for MDRREFLTLAAALGAVSLVPGCAAPVASQPSVKPSGSGTAAAVGGPLLADFAASLLAGLAPKPTNLILSPWSIAMALSMVREGAVGKTADELDALLGGTAPALGDALHSQTAAFATAKDVQVNTANALWGQQDLAWQPAFLDRLTKGYGAPLNQVDFGAHPDDIRVDINKWVVDQTKDKIKDLLSQGSLTADTRLVLVNAIYFKAAWAVLLDKLGDREFHTGDKTVKVPFLGKLGQRPWFEDDTWRGSVQSCKNPDFALVVVLPKQAHSTVAVPSGLFGKVLAAAPAQVKLRMPAWKTDYRTQLRPLLETLGVELAFNPDLADLSGMTTQEKLFVSFVVHQATIDVTSGGIEAAAATAVGMELTSGVTDAKELELDRPFSYALMHVPSRTPLFVGQLADPS; via the coding sequence ATGGATCGACGCGAGTTCTTGACTCTGGCTGCGGCCTTGGGTGCGGTGTCCCTGGTGCCCGGCTGCGCGGCCCCGGTGGCCAGCCAGCCGAGCGTCAAGCCTAGTGGCAGCGGCACGGCCGCGGCCGTCGGCGGCCCACTTCTGGCCGACTTCGCGGCGTCCCTGCTGGCCGGGTTGGCGCCCAAGCCGACGAACCTGATCCTCTCGCCGTGGTCGATCGCCATGGCCTTGTCGATGGTGCGCGAAGGCGCGGTCGGCAAGACCGCCGACGAGCTGGACGCTCTGCTGGGCGGCACCGCCCCTGCCTTGGGTGATGCCTTGCACAGCCAGACCGCCGCCTTCGCCACGGCCAAGGACGTCCAGGTAAACACCGCCAACGCGCTGTGGGGCCAGCAGGATCTGGCTTGGCAACCGGCATTCCTGGATCGGCTGACCAAGGGCTACGGCGCCCCGTTGAACCAGGTGGACTTCGGGGCGCATCCCGACGACATCCGCGTAGACATCAACAAGTGGGTGGTCGACCAGACCAAGGACAAGATCAAGGATCTGCTCAGCCAAGGCAGCCTCACCGCCGACACCCGGTTGGTGCTGGTCAACGCGATCTACTTCAAGGCTGCCTGGGCCGTGCTCCTCGACAAGCTTGGCGACCGGGAGTTCCACACCGGCGACAAGACGGTCAAGGTTCCGTTCCTTGGCAAGCTCGGGCAGCGTCCGTGGTTCGAGGATGACACCTGGCGGGGCAGCGTCCAGTCCTGCAAGAACCCCGATTTCGCGCTGGTCGTGGTGTTGCCCAAGCAGGCGCACTCCACGGTGGCCGTGCCGTCCGGGCTGTTCGGGAAGGTGCTGGCCGCCGCCCCGGCCCAGGTGAAGCTGCGGATGCCGGCCTGGAAGACCGACTACAGGACCCAGCTGCGTCCCCTGCTGGAGACCCTCGGCGTGGAGCTGGCCTTCAACCCCGACCTGGCCGACCTCTCGGGCATGACCACCCAGGAGAAGCTCTTCGTGAGCTTCGTCGTCCATCAAGCGACCATCGACGTCACCTCCGGTGGCATCGAGGCCGCCGCGGCTACGGCCGTCGGAATGGAGCTCACCAGCGGGGTCACCGATGCCAAGGAGCTGGAGCTGGATCGTCCGTTCAGCTACGCGCTGATGCACGTGCCCAGCCGGACGCCGCTGTTCGTCGGACAGCTGGCCGACCCCAGCTAG
- a CDS encoding cation:proton antiporter, with product MEFELVAIIGVLLVVAASTLAPKIGVASPLLLVALGFGISLLPMVEPIVIPPELILAGILPPLLYAAAVDTPVMEFRRDLATISVFSVVLVAITAVAVGLIGVALVPGMPLGVGIALGAVISPTDAVATSIVRRAGVSKRIVTILQGESMFNDASALVLLRAAVASIGIGVSFLDVAGQFVWAVVGALLIGGFLGWLNLVVRGRIHQVSANVALSLVIPFAAYLPAEAVGASGLVAAVVAGLVTGYGTPARMGAQVRIAERSVWKTIELILESAVFLMVGLELPTLAADTGNTGLRLPALLALLLGTVVMALRTGMVAWSVWELARRYQRAESGRERISQIQAKLDAGNTLGADFPKTGGPIRRRRGQSHPKPARDRVGQWQRMLDRRRADLDYLAAERLGWPEGTILVWAGMRGAVTIAAAQTLPADVPYRSLVILVATMVAVGTLLLQGLTLPPLTKRLGLADNGPATDPAQWDALQAELDAAALTALVNSGNEQAAAVVERLKARLDRSDADAEDQRAGIAALSELRLTVIEAQRSKLLDLRSVGSYPSAMMDDALAQLDAAQIGLELRQQYLE from the coding sequence ATGGAGTTCGAACTCGTCGCCATCATCGGCGTTCTGCTGGTGGTCGCCGCGTCCACCCTGGCCCCGAAGATCGGAGTGGCCAGCCCCCTCCTGCTCGTCGCGCTCGGCTTCGGGATCAGCCTGCTGCCCATGGTCGAGCCGATCGTGATCCCGCCAGAGCTGATCCTGGCCGGCATCCTGCCGCCGCTGCTGTATGCCGCGGCCGTGGACACCCCGGTGATGGAGTTCCGTCGCGATCTGGCCACCATCTCGGTCTTCTCGGTGGTGCTGGTGGCGATCACCGCGGTGGCCGTCGGCCTGATCGGGGTCGCCCTGGTGCCCGGAATGCCGCTGGGCGTCGGCATCGCGCTGGGTGCGGTGATCAGTCCCACCGACGCGGTGGCCACCTCGATCGTCCGCCGGGCCGGAGTGTCGAAGCGAATCGTCACGATTCTGCAGGGCGAGAGCATGTTCAACGACGCGTCCGCCCTGGTCCTGCTGCGGGCCGCGGTGGCGTCGATCGGCATCGGCGTCTCGTTCCTGGACGTGGCCGGCCAGTTCGTCTGGGCCGTGGTCGGCGCACTCCTGATCGGCGGGTTCCTCGGCTGGCTGAACCTCGTCGTCCGCGGACGGATCCATCAGGTGTCGGCGAATGTGGCGCTCTCCCTGGTGATCCCGTTCGCCGCGTACCTGCCCGCCGAGGCAGTGGGCGCGTCCGGCCTGGTCGCGGCCGTGGTGGCCGGGCTGGTCACCGGATACGGGACGCCGGCTCGGATGGGCGCCCAGGTGCGGATCGCCGAGCGGTCGGTGTGGAAGACCATCGAGCTGATCCTGGAGAGCGCGGTCTTCCTCATGGTCGGACTGGAGCTGCCCACCCTGGCCGCCGACACCGGCAACACCGGTCTACGGCTCCCGGCCCTGTTGGCCCTGCTGCTGGGCACCGTGGTGATGGCACTCCGCACAGGGATGGTGGCCTGGTCGGTGTGGGAGCTGGCCCGGCGCTATCAGCGGGCCGAGTCCGGCCGCGAGCGGATCAGCCAGATCCAGGCAAAACTCGATGCCGGGAACACCCTGGGAGCCGATTTCCCGAAGACCGGCGGGCCGATCCGACGCCGGCGTGGACAGTCCCACCCCAAGCCGGCCCGGGATCGGGTCGGCCAATGGCAGCGGATGCTCGACCGGCGCCGGGCCGACCTGGACTACCTTGCCGCCGAGCGGCTGGGCTGGCCGGAAGGAACCATCCTGGTCTGGGCCGGGATGCGCGGTGCAGTGACCATCGCCGCCGCCCAGACCCTGCCGGCCGACGTGCCCTACCGATCGCTGGTGATCCTGGTGGCCACCATGGTGGCGGTCGGCACTCTGCTGCTTCAGGGGCTCACCCTGCCGCCGCTCACCAAGCGCCTCGGGCTGGCCGACAACGGCCCCGCCACCGACCCGGCGCAGTGGGACGCCCTCCAAGCCGAGCTGGACGCCGCCGCGCTCACCGCGCTGGTGAACAGCGGCAACGAGCAGGCTGCCGCCGTCGTGGAGCGGTTGAAGGCCCGGCTCGACCGGTCCGACGCCGATGCCGAAGACCAGCGGGCCGGGATCGCGGCCCTGTCTGAGCTCCGGCTGACCGTGATCGAGGCTCAGCGGTCCAAGCTGCTGGATCTGCGCAGCGTCGGTAGCTACCCGTCCGCCATGATGGACGACGCCCTGGCCCAGCTCGATGCGGCCCAGATCGGCCTGGAACTGCGCCAGCAGTACCTCGAGTGA
- the argS gene encoding arginine--tRNA ligase, with amino-acid sequence MLSLPSLLSERVAAVAGVDPELRPATRPQFGHYQTNVALRLANEQGRPPREVAAELVAKIDLADLCEPLEVAGPGFINLRIRADVLASVATAVLTEPGAGISPAEHPQRVVVDYSSPNVAKQMHVGHLRSTIIGDCFTRVLRAQGHTVIPQNHIGDWGRQFGMLVEQILDEGLDASSLDLPGAEALYQRANTHLKESEEFADRARERVVKLQAGDAETRRIWRQLIEVSLAGFNATYRRMNILLTDADLAGESIYNADLPVVAADLEERGIARIDDGALAVFVEGAQAPAIIRNAAGGYGYTCTDLAAIRHRVGTLGVNRLIYVVGSPQEYHFQQVFAVARLAGYLPDDVSAEFVGFGQVLGADGKKFSTREGTAVTLNSLLDAAEEQAAPPIALAAIKYADLSSGLQKDYTFDAERMVATTGDTGPYLQYAHARANQILRKAEAEGYGFENVTVLDEPAEHQVALLLSRFGEVVAQVGETLQPHRLCGYLYELAGALSVFYEQCPVLKSEGAVRSSRLALCAATKKVLATGLDLLGIEAPDRM; translated from the coding sequence ATGTTGTCCCTGCCTTCGTTGCTCAGCGAGCGCGTTGCGGCCGTGGCCGGAGTCGATCCGGAGTTGCGTCCCGCGACCCGTCCCCAGTTCGGCCACTACCAGACCAATGTGGCGCTGCGCCTGGCCAACGAACAGGGCCGTCCGCCGCGTGAGGTGGCCGCCGAGCTGGTGGCCAAGATCGACCTCGCCGACCTGTGCGAGCCGCTGGAGGTGGCCGGGCCGGGCTTCATCAATCTCCGGATCCGCGCGGACGTGCTGGCGTCGGTCGCCACCGCCGTGCTGACCGAGCCGGGGGCCGGGATCAGCCCGGCCGAGCACCCGCAGCGGGTGGTGGTCGACTACTCCTCGCCGAACGTGGCCAAGCAGATGCACGTCGGTCACCTGCGCTCGACCATCATCGGCGACTGCTTCACCCGGGTGCTGCGCGCCCAGGGGCACACCGTGATCCCGCAGAACCACATCGGTGACTGGGGCCGGCAGTTCGGAATGCTGGTCGAGCAGATCCTCGACGAGGGTCTGGACGCGTCCAGCCTGGACCTGCCCGGTGCCGAGGCGCTGTACCAGCGGGCCAACACCCACCTGAAGGAGTCCGAGGAGTTCGCCGACCGGGCCCGGGAGCGGGTGGTCAAGCTGCAGGCCGGCGACGCCGAGACCCGCCGGATCTGGCGGCAGCTGATCGAGGTCTCGCTGGCCGGCTTCAACGCCACCTACCGGCGGATGAACATCCTGCTCACCGACGCCGACCTGGCCGGAGAGTCGATCTACAACGCCGACCTGCCGGTGGTGGCCGCCGATCTCGAAGAGCGTGGCATCGCCCGGATCGACGACGGTGCGCTGGCGGTGTTCGTTGAGGGCGCCCAGGCGCCGGCCATCATCCGCAATGCGGCCGGCGGTTACGGCTACACCTGCACCGACCTGGCTGCCATCCGGCACCGGGTCGGCACGCTGGGCGTGAACCGACTGATCTACGTGGTCGGCTCGCCGCAGGAGTACCACTTCCAGCAGGTCTTCGCCGTGGCCCGGCTGGCCGGCTACCTGCCCGATGACGTGTCGGCGGAGTTCGTCGGCTTCGGCCAGGTGCTCGGCGCGGACGGCAAGAAGTTCTCCACTCGCGAGGGCACGGCGGTCACCTTGAACTCGCTGCTGGACGCGGCCGAGGAGCAGGCGGCCCCGCCGATCGCCCTGGCCGCCATCAAGTACGCCGACCTGTCGTCCGGCCTGCAGAAGGACTACACCTTCGACGCCGAGCGGATGGTGGCCACCACCGGCGACACCGGCCCCTACCTGCAGTACGCGCACGCCCGGGCCAACCAGATCCTGCGCAAGGCCGAGGCTGAGGGCTATGGCTTCGAGAACGTCACGGTGCTGGACGAGCCCGCCGAGCATCAGGTCGCACTGCTGCTCAGCCGCTTCGGCGAGGTGGTCGCCCAGGTCGGCGAGACCCTGCAGCCGCACCGGCTGTGCGGGTACCTCTACGAGCTGGCCGGCGCCCTGAGCGTGTTCTACGAGCAGTGCCCGGTGCTGAAGAGCGAGGGTGCGGTGCGCTCGTCCCGGCTGGCGCTGTGCGCGGCCACCAAGAAGGTGCTGGCCACCGGCTTGGATCTGCTCGGCATCGAGGCCCCCGACCGGATGTGA
- a CDS encoding fibronectin type III domain-containing protein, which produces MGAYLRRALANAFVSVLLAVALMPVGLPTQAAALDAVTGVSSSQRPTMAVVSWRPVDGASGYQVQRSLTSDFGSAETLTSASSAVVLTGLSPATSYYVRVAAVSADQNAPLGWSTPFTFTTPAQIYPLGAPKITVGLATTTSLELTWTAPARHLRYEVGVGTDPMALTVTQTAETTHTVSGLKPETDYYLSIRALWLSGEVASDWSSPQLVSTPADAPLRVGSYNVRNGTDKSAPAWSKRRAAVANTIASQKVSVVGLQEATWRHVPGRGVSQYGDIAQLLGSSWKSTTYVGNAGPEGTRIIYDSAQVTLLRQGYQKLAGTHANKNWRYVTWAEFRQLSTGKTFFFVDTHFLQWKNAKGYKSRKSCAQQLVKIVARENPEKLPTIIVGDFNSHKFRKPDNAPHKIITRAGYLDPLDNIDGWRGDGARGVAERRINENFFTINGFKRKAERATGYSTGVMLDQIYVSPMRVAEWETVVRTDSSGRFVGVIPSDHNMVRATVYLPDPS; this is translated from the coding sequence GTGGGGGCTTACCTGCGCCGTGCACTGGCGAACGCGTTCGTCAGTGTGCTGCTTGCGGTCGCCCTGATGCCGGTGGGCCTACCCACTCAGGCCGCAGCCCTCGACGCCGTCACCGGCGTGTCATCCAGCCAGCGACCCACCATGGCCGTGGTGTCCTGGCGTCCGGTCGACGGAGCGTCCGGCTATCAGGTGCAGCGAAGCCTGACCAGCGATTTCGGCTCCGCCGAGACCCTGACCTCGGCGAGTTCGGCCGTCGTGCTGACCGGGCTGTCCCCGGCCACCAGCTACTACGTCCGGGTAGCTGCCGTGTCGGCGGATCAGAACGCCCCCCTCGGCTGGAGCACGCCGTTCACCTTCACGACGCCGGCCCAGATCTATCCGCTGGGTGCACCGAAGATCACCGTGGGCCTGGCCACCACGACCTCGCTGGAACTGACCTGGACCGCACCGGCCAGACATCTGCGCTACGAGGTGGGGGTGGGGACCGACCCGATGGCCCTCACCGTCACCCAGACCGCCGAGACCACCCACACCGTGTCCGGGCTGAAGCCGGAAACCGACTACTACCTGTCGATCAGGGCGCTGTGGCTCAGCGGGGAGGTCGCCAGCGACTGGTCGTCCCCGCAGCTGGTCAGCACCCCCGCCGATGCCCCACTGCGGGTCGGCAGCTACAACGTCCGCAATGGCACCGACAAGTCCGCACCCGCCTGGTCGAAGCGTCGAGCCGCAGTGGCGAACACCATCGCCTCTCAGAAGGTCTCTGTGGTCGGCCTCCAGGAGGCCACCTGGCGGCACGTGCCCGGACGCGGAGTCAGCCAGTACGGCGACATCGCCCAGTTGCTCGGCTCGAGCTGGAAGTCCACCACCTACGTGGGCAATGCCGGCCCGGAGGGCACCCGGATCATCTATGACTCGGCGCAGGTCACGTTGCTCCGGCAGGGCTATCAGAAGCTGGCCGGCACCCACGCCAACAAGAACTGGCGCTACGTCACCTGGGCGGAGTTCCGGCAGCTGTCCACCGGCAAGACCTTCTTCTTCGTTGACACCCATTTCCTCCAGTGGAAGAACGCCAAGGGCTACAAGAGCCGCAAGTCCTGCGCCCAGCAGCTGGTGAAGATCGTGGCCCGGGAGAACCCGGAGAAGCTGCCGACGATCATCGTCGGAGACTTCAACTCCCACAAGTTCCGCAAGCCCGACAACGCTCCGCACAAGATCATCACCCGGGCCGGCTACCTCGACCCGCTGGACAACATTGACGGGTGGCGTGGCGACGGTGCCCGCGGGGTGGCCGAACGCCGCATCAATGAGAACTTCTTCACCATCAACGGCTTCAAGCGGAAGGCCGAGCGCGCCACCGGCTATTCCACCGGCGTGATGCTCGACCAGATCTATGTGTCACCGATGCGAGTGGCCGAGTGGGAGACCGTGGTCCGGACCGACTCGTCCGGCCGGTTCGTCGGAGTCATCCCGTCCGACCACAACATGGTCCGGGCGACGGTCTATCTGCCCGATCCGTCCTAG
- a CDS encoding fibronectin type III domain-containing protein, whose protein sequence is MPSPHSRLRSTLTVLAFAAALVLPPGLNAPSATAASYSTPSGLKAVTSARSVALSWNPVKGAPAYRVQFSTKSNMSGARTTDVATNYIEWNYLDPDPSKNPGRLKPNTKYYFKVRVVTKSDLNKSATGLTKYSSRLTAKTKPSSSWPYLAPVALRATAQSPTSEYLSWSSRGPGVSYQVEYATQADFSGSRQERFDYSGGVLDQLRAGTRYYFRVRVITTAGATSSATSAAQSFTTTTTDAAPSAAFKMASYNICSWAGGCFANAGWDTRRELMARSLATHAPDLIAMQEANRSPDLMDRLSQLSGRDYRVVSYSDHAELGYNADRFTLDPDRWGVHAFTNDQSKNLVWAVFTDQITDRQIFAVSVHMTNSDSGSAQANRIGQAKEVVDTIAENNPGDLPVVIGGDFNVSKRKADHPKVYSTMTGAGFIDSLGNPSDSRYPDQAALAAHRIDVDYASANQYQSLALRAQWANGYCVDYLWRDSSVALDMVQTVVDLDTSRRFTGPGGRAPSDHNLITAWMHLN, encoded by the coding sequence ATGCCGTCCCCCCACTCTCGGCTCCGTTCGACGCTCACAGTTCTTGCCTTCGCCGCGGCCCTGGTTCTGCCGCCCGGGCTGAACGCACCGAGCGCCACCGCCGCCAGCTACTCCACGCCGTCCGGGCTCAAGGCGGTGACCTCGGCTCGCTCGGTGGCCCTCAGCTGGAACCCGGTGAAGGGAGCTCCGGCCTACCGCGTCCAGTTCTCGACCAAGTCGAACATGAGCGGAGCGAGGACCACCGATGTAGCCACCAACTACATCGAGTGGAACTATCTGGATCCGGACCCCAGCAAGAATCCGGGCCGGCTCAAGCCGAACACCAAGTACTACTTCAAGGTGCGCGTGGTCACCAAGAGCGACCTGAACAAGTCCGCCACCGGGCTGACGAAGTACTCCAGTCGGCTGACGGCCAAGACCAAGCCGTCCAGCTCATGGCCCTACCTGGCACCGGTCGCGCTGCGGGCCACGGCGCAGAGCCCCACCTCGGAGTACCTGTCCTGGAGTTCGCGTGGACCGGGGGTCAGCTACCAGGTCGAGTACGCCACCCAAGCCGACTTCAGCGGGAGCCGCCAGGAGCGCTTCGACTACAGCGGTGGCGTCCTGGACCAGCTGCGAGCGGGGACCCGCTACTACTTCCGGGTACGCGTGATCACCACGGCCGGAGCGACCAGCAGTGCAACCTCGGCCGCCCAGAGCTTCACCACGACCACCACCGATGCGGCGCCGTCGGCGGCCTTCAAGATGGCCAGCTACAACATCTGCAGTTGGGCCGGTGGCTGCTTCGCCAATGCGGGTTGGGACACTCGCCGCGAGCTGATGGCGCGCAGCCTGGCCACCCACGCTCCCGATCTGATCGCCATGCAGGAGGCCAACCGTTCGCCGGACCTGATGGACAGACTCAGCCAGCTCAGCGGACGCGACTACCGAGTCGTCTCCTACAGCGACCATGCCGAACTGGGCTACAACGCCGATCGGTTCACCCTCGACCCGGATCGCTGGGGGGTGCACGCCTTCACCAACGATCAGAGCAAGAACCTGGTCTGGGCGGTGTTCACCGACCAGATCACCGATCGTCAGATCTTCGCCGTGTCGGTGCACATGACCAACAGTGACTCCGGGTCCGCGCAGGCCAACCGGATCGGCCAGGCCAAGGAAGTCGTGGACACCATTGCCGAGAACAACCCCGGCGACCTCCCGGTGGTGATCGGCGGCGACTTCAACGTCAGCAAGCGCAAGGCGGACCACCCCAAGGTCTACTCGACGATGACCGGTGCCGGCTTCATCGACTCGCTGGGCAACCCGTCCGACTCCCGCTACCCGGACCAGGCCGCACTGGCCGCTCATCGCATCGACGTGGACTACGCCAGCGCCAACCAGTACCAGTCCCTGGCGTTGCGCGCTCAATGGGCCAACGGCTACTGCGTGGACTACCTGTGGCGGGACAGTTCGGTGGCGCTCGACATGGTGCAGACCGTGGTGGATCTGGATACCTCCCGGAGGTTCACCGGACCGGGTGGACGGGCCCCGTCCGACCACAATCTGATCACCGCGTGGATGCACCTCAACTAG
- a CDS encoding endonuclease/exonuclease/phosphatase family protein: protein MPSLRIRQRDGRRSLLIVALSLALSASLLLVAPGRAWAAKYAKPTGLTATVSANTVALTWKAVKGAPGYRVQFSTEPKMNTFATLDVVKPYVEWTNLDMDPNRNAPRLSPNTTYYFRVKVITLAKANLTSYSKILKVKTAKADRMAELPPIALKATTQSPSSMYLSWSSRGPGVVYRIRYGTGKKLPLGKSQLAHSEYPGMVLSGLAAGTKYYYKVRVLTPDRLGYRSDYSTTGSFTTAKKAGSPVLKVGTYNLCSSPCAGWNGTREPAAVANIAAQSLDVLYLQEISTSKLPNFLTALNAASGRRYVSTDPANRNVSNTTRLVYDANRLSMKPSEHGIQKLPIGNSSTQKYAVWAVLEDQLSGKRFFAASTHLIAGDGYSALRRTQSEELVRLIKTANVDQLPVLLGGDFNSGKSSKPDNPVYDVMSGAGLREPLGNPTGSWAISSAATTEHRIDLDYNSYNDYLPYAKRSKYPNAHDIDYIWHSPKVRIAMTQMVVQVDASRKWVGVLPSDHNLLTAWVHLP, encoded by the coding sequence GTGCCGAGCCTTCGCATCCGCCAACGCGACGGCCGACGGTCCTTGCTGATCGTTGCGCTGAGCCTTGCCTTGAGCGCCTCCCTGCTCCTGGTTGCGCCCGGTCGGGCCTGGGCGGCGAAGTACGCCAAGCCAACCGGGCTGACCGCGACCGTCAGCGCCAACACCGTGGCCTTGACCTGGAAGGCAGTCAAGGGCGCCCCCGGCTACCGGGTGCAGTTCTCCACCGAGCCGAAGATGAACACCTTCGCGACCCTCGACGTGGTCAAGCCCTACGTCGAGTGGACGAACCTGGACATGGATCCGAATCGGAACGCTCCACGGCTGAGTCCGAACACGACCTACTACTTCCGGGTGAAGGTGATTACCCTCGCCAAGGCCAACCTGACCTCCTACTCGAAGATCTTGAAGGTCAAGACCGCCAAGGCCGACCGGATGGCTGAGCTGCCTCCGATCGCGCTCAAGGCCACCACCCAGAGCCCCTCTTCGATGTACCTGTCGTGGTCGTCCCGCGGACCGGGAGTCGTCTACCGGATCCGCTACGGCACCGGCAAGAAGCTCCCCCTCGGCAAGTCCCAGCTGGCCCACAGCGAGTATCCCGGCATGGTGCTGAGCGGGCTGGCCGCCGGCACCAAGTACTACTACAAGGTTCGGGTGCTCACCCCCGACCGCCTCGGGTACCGTTCCGACTACTCCACGACCGGCTCCTTCACCACCGCAAAGAAGGCCGGCTCACCGGTACTCAAGGTCGGCACCTACAACCTGTGCAGCTCCCCCTGCGCGGGCTGGAACGGAACTCGCGAACCGGCAGCGGTGGCCAACATCGCCGCGCAGTCGCTGGACGTGCTCTATCTGCAGGAGATCTCCACCAGCAAGCTGCCGAACTTCCTGACCGCGCTGAATGCGGCCTCCGGCCGGCGCTACGTCAGCACCGATCCGGCTAACCGGAACGTCTCGAACACCACTCGGCTGGTGTACGACGCCAACCGCCTGTCGATGAAGCCGTCCGAACACGGCATCCAGAAGCTGCCGATCGGCAACTCCTCGACCCAGAAGTACGCGGTCTGGGCGGTGCTGGAAGACCAACTCAGCGGCAAGCGGTTCTTCGCTGCCAGTACCCACCTGATCGCCGGCGACGGATACTCGGCGCTGCGGCGCACGCAGAGCGAGGAGCTGGTCCGGCTGATCAAGACGGCCAACGTCGATCAGCTGCCGGTGCTCCTCGGCGGCGACTTCAACTCCGGAAAGAGCTCGAAGCCGGATAACCCGGTGTACGACGTCATGTCCGGTGCCGGACTGCGCGAGCCCTTGGGCAACCCGACGGGCTCATGGGCGATCAGCTCCGCGGCGACGACCGAGCACCGCATCGACCTGGATTACAACAGCTACAACGACTACCTGCCCTACGCGAAGCGCTCGAAGTACCCCAACGCCCACGACATCGACTACATCTGGCACAGCCCGAAGGTCCGGATCGCGATGACCCAGATGGTGGTCCAGGTGGACGCCAGCCGGAAGTGGGTCGGCGTACTGCCCTCAGATCACAACCTGCTCACCGCGTGGGTGCACCTGCCCTGA